The following coding sequences are from one Pseudonocardia sp. EC080619-01 window:
- a CDS encoding ATP-dependent DNA helicase → MPAPLQTRDLPGVHELLETAVSSVGGSRREGQDRMADAVRRSLSSGEHLAVQAGTGTGKSLAYLVPAIRHAIARDTTVVVSTATIALQRQLVDRDLPRVATSLKKVLGREPTFAILKGRRNYLCLNKLHGDMDDDPLEDQLFDAFAVSALGRNVKRLHDWASDTETGDRDELVPGVPDTAWRQVSVTARECLGASRCPVGEDCFAEKARAEAGRADIVVTNHALLAIDAMGEAQVLPEHDVVIVDEAHELVDRVTGAATAELTAGTVATAARRCGKLVDQELADRLSEAGEGLGAVLEDLPPARWESLPTPASGALNAILTAAAGCRQAMGGQRRADDADPDGAAARKLALAVLDEVSETCVRLVDTFSETDPAKRRDVVWLGEQGPDGSRYKVVRVAPLSVGGLLRERLFNSRTTVLTSATLALGGSFDALARQWGLPASQPKEAGDTPPGEPVGHGPVQDPEAPRWQGLDVGSPFAHGKSGILYLAKRLPAPGRDGLAPQTLDEIEGLVRAAGGRTLGLFSSTRAAKQATEALRGKLDTPLLCQGDDSTMLLVKRFAEDEETSLFGTLSLWQGVDVPGPSLSCVIIDRIPFPRPDDPLVAARQKATDSRGGNGFLSVSATHAALLLAQGAGRLLRSTDDRGVVAILDPRIATARYGGFLRASLPPFWETTDVEKVHGALKRLRGA, encoded by the coding sequence GTGCCCGCTCCCTTGCAGACCCGCGACCTGCCCGGCGTGCACGAGCTGTTGGAGACCGCCGTGTCCTCGGTGGGGGGTTCCCGCCGCGAGGGCCAGGACCGGATGGCCGACGCCGTGCGCCGGTCGCTGTCGTCCGGCGAGCACCTCGCCGTCCAGGCCGGGACCGGCACCGGCAAGTCGCTGGCCTACCTGGTGCCCGCGATCCGGCACGCGATCGCCCGCGACACCACGGTCGTCGTGTCCACGGCGACGATCGCGCTGCAGCGCCAGCTCGTCGACCGCGACCTGCCGCGAGTGGCGACGAGCCTGAAGAAGGTGCTCGGGCGGGAGCCGACGTTCGCGATCCTCAAGGGCCGCCGCAACTACCTGTGCCTCAACAAGCTCCACGGCGACATGGACGACGACCCCCTCGAGGACCAGCTCTTCGACGCGTTCGCGGTCTCCGCGCTGGGCCGCAACGTGAAGCGGCTGCACGACTGGGCCTCCGACACCGAGACCGGCGACCGCGACGAGCTCGTCCCCGGCGTCCCCGACACGGCGTGGCGGCAGGTCTCCGTCACCGCGCGGGAGTGCCTGGGCGCGAGCCGCTGCCCGGTCGGCGAGGACTGCTTCGCGGAGAAGGCGCGGGCCGAGGCGGGCCGGGCCGACATCGTCGTCACCAACCACGCGCTGCTCGCGATCGACGCCATGGGCGAGGCGCAGGTGCTGCCCGAGCACGACGTCGTGATCGTCGACGAGGCGCACGAGCTCGTCGACCGGGTCACCGGCGCCGCCACCGCCGAGCTCACCGCGGGCACCGTCGCGACCGCGGCGCGGCGCTGCGGCAAGCTCGTCGACCAGGAACTGGCCGACCGGCTCAGCGAGGCCGGCGAAGGGCTCGGCGCGGTCCTGGAGGATCTGCCGCCGGCCCGCTGGGAGTCGCTGCCGACCCCGGCGTCGGGAGCCCTGAACGCGATCCTCACCGCCGCCGCGGGCTGCCGGCAGGCGATGGGAGGCCAGCGCCGCGCCGACGACGCCGATCCCGACGGCGCCGCCGCCCGCAAGCTCGCCCTCGCCGTGCTCGACGAGGTGTCCGAGACCTGCGTCCGGCTGGTCGACACGTTCTCCGAGACGGATCCCGCGAAGCGGCGCGACGTCGTGTGGCTCGGCGAGCAGGGCCCCGACGGCAGCCGGTACAAGGTGGTCCGTGTCGCCCCGCTGTCGGTGGGCGGGCTCCTGCGGGAGCGCCTGTTCAACTCCCGGACGACGGTGCTGACCTCGGCCACCCTCGCGCTCGGCGGGTCGTTCGACGCGCTGGCCCGGCAGTGGGGCCTGCCAGCCTCGCAGCCGAAGGAGGCCGGCGACACGCCGCCCGGTGAGCCGGTGGGACACGGCCCGGTCCAGGATCCGGAGGCCCCGCGCTGGCAGGGCCTCGACGTCGGGTCCCCGTTCGCGCACGGGAAGTCGGGGATCCTCTACCTCGCGAAGCGCCTGCCCGCCCCGGGCCGCGACGGCCTGGCCCCGCAGACGCTCGACGAGATCGAGGGCCTCGTCCGGGCCGCCGGCGGCCGCACGCTGGGCCTGTTCTCCTCCACCCGGGCCGCGAAGCAGGCCACCGAGGCGTTGCGCGGCAAGCTCGACACCCCGCTGCTCTGCCAGGGCGACGACTCGACGATGCTGCTGGTCAAGCGGTTCGCCGAGGACGAGGAGACCTCGCTGTTCGGCACCCTGTCGCTGTGGCAGGGGGTCGACGTGCCCGGCCCGTCGCTCTCCTGCGTGATCATCGACCGGATCCCGTTCCCGCGCCCGGACGACCCGCTGGTCGCGGCCCGGCAGAAGGCCACCGACTCCCGGGGCGGGAACGGGTTCCTGTCGGTCTCGGCCACGCACGCCGCGCTGCTGCTGGCCCAGGGTGCGGGCCGGCTGCTGCGCTCCACCGACGACCGCGGCGTCGTCGCCATCCTGGACCCGCGGATCGCGACCGCCCGCTACGGCGGGTTCCTCCGGGCCAGCCTGCCGCCGTTCTGGGAGACCACCGACGTCGAGAAGGTGCACGGCGCCCTGAAGCGCCTGCGCGGCGCCTGA
- a CDS encoding DUF485 domain-containing protein, whose product MWVAAAESPQFEELRGRLLRFVLPATAGFLLWFFVFIGLTAWAPGLMGTKVVGDLTLVLVLAVAQFVSTFALTAAYVRYANRRLDPLADEIRGRLEGVRT is encoded by the coding sequence GTGTGGGTCGCGGCGGCCGAGAGCCCGCAGTTCGAGGAGCTCCGCGGCCGCCTGCTGCGATTCGTCCTCCCCGCGACGGCCGGGTTCCTGCTCTGGTTCTTCGTCTTCATCGGGCTCACCGCCTGGGCCCCCGGGCTGATGGGCACCAAGGTCGTCGGGGACCTCACGCTGGTGCTGGTGCTGGCCGTCGCCCAGTTCGTCTCGACCTTCGCGCTCACCGCCGCCTACGTCCGGTACGCGAACCGCCGGCTCGACCCGCTCGCCGACGAGATCCGCGGCCGGCTCGAGGGGGTCCGCACGTGA
- a CDS encoding organic hydroperoxide resistance protein has protein sequence MADAVYTTEAISSGGGRDGRIRTDDGFIDQDLKMPPGLGGPGGATNPEQLFAAAYASCFHGALRLVAGKKKAAVPDGATVTAQVSLAPDDTSFAVSAQITANLPGLDQADADALVEAAHQVCPYSKATRGNVDVQLATTV, from the coding sequence ATGGCGGACGCGGTGTACACGACCGAGGCGATCTCGTCGGGCGGTGGCCGGGACGGCCGGATCCGCACCGATGACGGCTTCATCGACCAGGACCTGAAGATGCCCCCCGGCCTCGGCGGCCCCGGTGGCGCGACCAACCCCGAGCAGCTGTTCGCCGCCGCGTACGCGAGTTGCTTCCACGGTGCGCTGCGCCTCGTCGCGGGGAAGAAGAAGGCGGCGGTCCCGGACGGCGCCACCGTCACCGCGCAGGTGAGCCTCGCCCCGGACGACACCAGCTTCGCCGTCTCGGCGCAGATCACCGCGAACCTGCCGGGCCTCGACCAGGCCGACGCCGACGCGCTCGTCGAGGCCGCGCACCAGGTGTGCCCGTACTCGAAGGCCACCCGCGGCAACGTCGACGTCCAGCTGGCGACGACGGTCTGA
- a CDS encoding peptidyl-tRNA hydrolase: MSDVVGDPVLGLLAERYGTGARRREIPPEPDGVVRAMPVVLRIERDPLPGRTPLLEAAATAAVAVCLDPRAQPGGEWHDAVETWIDGRIRKIARRARGAHWRAVQDLPGVTVEVGGAEARALLPGPVDDVPKTVSRLQIGGTELEPDDPGAPPADTPLVLLNPHVEMSVGKAAAQVGHATMILGAVGGWPVADEPGVPRCAVRTPRPADWERYRTALERGGPGLVAVRDAGFTEVAPGTVTCLGVEHPG; encoded by the coding sequence GTGAGCGACGTGGTCGGTGACCCCGTCCTCGGCCTGCTCGCCGAGCGCTACGGCACCGGAGCACGCCGCCGGGAGATCCCGCCCGAGCCGGACGGCGTCGTCCGCGCCATGCCGGTGGTCCTGCGCATCGAACGCGACCCGCTCCCGGGCCGTACCCCGCTCCTGGAGGCGGCCGCGACCGCCGCGGTGGCGGTGTGCCTGGACCCGCGGGCCCAGCCGGGTGGCGAGTGGCACGACGCCGTCGAGACCTGGATCGACGGCCGCATCCGCAAGATCGCCCGCCGGGCGCGTGGGGCGCACTGGCGGGCGGTGCAGGACCTGCCCGGCGTGACCGTCGAGGTCGGCGGAGCGGAGGCCCGGGCGTTGCTCCCCGGCCCGGTCGACGACGTCCCGAAGACCGTCTCCCGGCTCCAGATCGGGGGGACCGAGCTGGAGCCGGACGACCCCGGTGCGCCGCCCGCGGACACGCCCCTGGTGCTGCTGAACCCGCACGTGGAGATGTCCGTCGGCAAGGCGGCGGCCCAGGTGGGGCACGCCACGATGATCCTCGGAGCCGTCGGCGGCTGGCCGGTCGCCGACGAGCCGGGCGTGCCCCGGTGCGCCGTGCGGACCCCCCGCCCCGCCGACTGGGAGCGGTACCGCACGGCGCTGGAGCGGGGCGGGCCCGGACTCGTCGCGGTCCGGGACGCCGGGTTCACCGAGGTCGCCCCGGGCACGGTCACGTGCCTCGGGGTCGAGCACCCGGGCTGA
- the serB gene encoding phosphoserine phosphatase SerB: MLVTVTGPDRPGVSSVLFAALTAAGVELLDLEQVVVNGRLTLGALVVPQGDPEDLQESVGEAMDSIDMSVHIEIQRDGRTDPRPQPTHVVTVLGRPITARAFGAIAAELAAVGANIDAIRRVADYPVTGLELLVSPVPDGDADSYPPGTLRKRLVEVARSAGVDVAVARAGLARRSKRLIVFDVDSTLIQGEVIEMLAARAGADVEAEVRRVTEEAMAGNLDFAESLAARVSALKGLPASVVDEVAAEIELTPGARTTIRTLKRLGYRCGVVSGGFTQVIAGLADELKLDFVAANELEIVDGRLTGRVTGEVVDRPGKAVALRRFAEAHEIPIGQSVAVGDGANDIDMLSTAGLGVAFNAKQALRDVADTSVTVPYLDVVLFVLGITRDEVEAADAEEGVLRRVPIA; encoded by the coding sequence GTGCTCGTCACGGTGACCGGGCCGGACCGTCCGGGTGTCAGCTCCGTCCTCTTCGCCGCCCTCACCGCCGCCGGTGTCGAGCTCCTCGACCTGGAACAGGTGGTCGTCAACGGGCGGCTGACCCTCGGGGCGCTCGTCGTCCCGCAGGGTGATCCCGAGGACCTGCAGGAGTCCGTGGGCGAGGCCATGGACTCGATCGACATGTCGGTCCACATCGAGATCCAGCGCGACGGGCGCACCGATCCCCGTCCGCAGCCGACCCACGTCGTCACGGTGCTCGGGCGGCCGATCACCGCCCGCGCGTTCGGCGCGATCGCGGCGGAGCTCGCCGCGGTGGGTGCGAACATCGACGCCATCCGCCGGGTCGCCGACTACCCCGTCACCGGGCTGGAGCTGCTGGTCTCCCCGGTCCCGGACGGCGACGCCGACTCCTACCCGCCCGGCACGCTGCGCAAGCGCCTGGTCGAGGTCGCCCGGTCGGCCGGTGTGGACGTCGCCGTCGCGCGGGCCGGCCTCGCCCGCCGCAGCAAGCGGCTGATCGTCTTCGACGTCGACTCCACCCTGATCCAGGGCGAGGTCATCGAGATGCTGGCCGCGCGGGCCGGGGCGGACGTCGAGGCCGAGGTCCGCCGGGTCACCGAGGAGGCGATGGCCGGGAACCTGGACTTCGCCGAGTCGCTCGCGGCGCGGGTCTCGGCCCTGAAGGGGCTGCCCGCCTCGGTCGTCGACGAGGTCGCGGCCGAGATCGAGCTCACCCCGGGCGCGCGGACGACGATCCGCACGCTGAAGCGCCTCGGCTACCGCTGCGGCGTCGTGTCCGGCGGGTTCACCCAGGTGATCGCCGGCCTGGCCGACGAGCTCAAGCTCGACTTCGTCGCCGCGAACGAGCTGGAGATCGTCGACGGCAGGCTGACCGGCCGGGTCACCGGCGAGGTCGTCGACCGGCCCGGCAAGGCGGTCGCGCTGCGCCGGTTCGCCGAGGCCCACGAGATCCCGATCGGGCAGTCGGTCGCGGTCGGCGACGGCGCCAACGACATCGACATGCTCTCCACCGCCGGGCTCGGCGTCGCGTTCAACGCCAAGCAGGCGCTGCGCGACGTCGCGGACACCTCGGTGACGGTGCCCTACCTCGACGTCGTGCTGTTCGTCCTGGGGATCACCCGCGACGAGGTGGAGGCCGCGGACGCCGAGGAGGGCGTGCTGCGGCGGGTCCCGATCGCGTGA
- the ctaD gene encoding cytochrome c oxidase subunit I, protein MTAVEPKPISTRPYPARREGKGSTFLRMLRTTDPKDIAILYLCTSFAFFAVGGVMALLIRAELARPELQFLSTEQYNQLFTMHGTIMLLLFATPILFGFANYIVPLQIGAPDVAFPRLNSFSYWLYLFGGIIVVSGFLTPGGAADFGWFAYTPLSDAIRSPGVGGDLWIMGLVVSGLGTILGGVNFITTIVCMRAPGMTMFRLPIFTWNIFITALLILIAFPILTAALLGLAADRHLGANVFNPEHGGVVLWQHLFWFFGHPEVYIVALPFFGIVSEIFPVFSRKPLFGYKGLVFATIAIAALSVAVWAHHMYATGAVMLAFFSFTTFLIAIPTGVKFVNWIGTLWKGKITYETPMLFSVGFLVTFLFGGLTGILLAMPPVDFHVSDTYFVVAHFHYVLYGTIVFATFGGIYFWFPKMTGRFLDETLGKIHFWLTFVGFHLTFLVQHWLGNEGYPRRYADYLPMDGFTTLNMISSIGAFVLGASTLPFFYNVFKSYRFGRVVQSDDPWGFGNSLEWATSCPPPRHNFTELPRIRSERPAFDLHYPHLVEKARAEAHVGGRAHPTEVLAKEVGKESWPDDDPKSN, encoded by the coding sequence GTGACAGCGGTCGAGCCCAAGCCGATCTCGACGCGCCCGTATCCGGCGCGCCGGGAGGGCAAGGGATCCACGTTCCTCAGGATGCTGAGGACGACGGATCCGAAGGACATCGCGATCCTGTACCTCTGCACGTCGTTCGCGTTCTTCGCGGTCGGCGGCGTGATGGCGCTGCTGATCCGCGCCGAGCTCGCGCGACCGGAGCTGCAGTTCCTGTCCACCGAGCAGTACAACCAACTGTTCACGATGCACGGCACGATCATGCTGCTGCTGTTCGCGACGCCGATCCTGTTCGGCTTCGCCAACTACATCGTGCCGCTGCAGATCGGCGCGCCCGACGTGGCGTTCCCCCGGTTGAACTCGTTCTCGTACTGGCTCTACCTGTTCGGCGGGATCATCGTCGTCTCCGGGTTCCTGACCCCGGGCGGCGCCGCGGACTTCGGCTGGTTCGCCTACACCCCGCTGTCCGACGCGATCCGCTCGCCGGGCGTCGGTGGCGACCTGTGGATCATGGGCCTGGTCGTCTCCGGCCTGGGCACGATCCTGGGTGGCGTCAACTTCATCACCACGATCGTCTGCATGCGCGCGCCGGGCATGACGATGTTCCGGCTGCCGATCTTCACCTGGAACATCTTCATCACCGCGCTGCTGATCCTGATCGCGTTCCCGATCCTGACCGCGGCCCTGCTGGGCCTGGCCGCGGACCGGCACCTCGGTGCGAACGTGTTCAACCCGGAGCACGGCGGTGTGGTGCTCTGGCAGCACCTGTTCTGGTTCTTCGGCCATCCCGAGGTCTACATCGTCGCGCTGCCGTTCTTCGGCATCGTGTCGGAGATCTTCCCGGTCTTCTCGCGCAAGCCGCTGTTCGGCTACAAGGGCCTCGTCTTCGCGACGATCGCGATCGCGGCGCTGTCGGTCGCGGTGTGGGCGCACCACATGTACGCCACCGGCGCGGTCATGCTGGCGTTCTTCTCCTTCACCACGTTCCTGATCGCGATCCCGACGGGCGTCAAGTTCGTCAACTGGATCGGGACCCTGTGGAAGGGCAAGATCACCTACGAGACGCCGATGCTGTTCTCGGTCGGCTTCCTCGTCACGTTCCTCTTCGGTGGCCTGACCGGCATCCTGCTCGCGATGCCGCCGGTGGACTTCCACGTGTCGGACACGTACTTCGTCGTCGCGCACTTCCACTACGTGCTCTACGGCACGATCGTGTTCGCGACGTTCGGCGGGATCTACTTCTGGTTCCCGAAGATGACCGGGCGGTTCCTCGACGAGACCCTCGGCAAGATCCACTTCTGGCTGACCTTCGTCGGGTTCCACCTGACGTTCCTGGTGCAGCACTGGCTGGGCAACGAGGGCTACCCGCGCCGGTACGCCGACTACCTGCCGATGGACGGCTTCACGACGCTGAACATGATCTCCTCGATCGGTGCGTTCGTGCTCGGTGCGTCGACGCTGCCGTTCTTCTACAACGTGTTCAAGAGCTACCGGTTCGGTCGCGTCGTGCAGTCCGACGACCCGTGGGGCTTCGGCAACTCGCTGGAGTGGGCGACCTCCTGCCCGCCGCCGCGGCACAACTTCACCGAGCTGCCCCGGATCCGGTCCGAGCGGCCGGCGTTCGACCTGCACTACCCGCACCTGGTCGAGAAGGCGCGCGCCGAGGCGCACGTCGGTGGCCGCGCACACCCGACGGAGGTGCTGGCCAAGGAGGTCGGCAAGGAGTCCTGGCCGGACGACGACCCCAAGTCCAACTGA
- a CDS encoding acyltransferase: protein MVVPTPPEPGRPGSRRREPGWDVLRSGFVLLVVLYHATHLGPVLHPELIPRRLSFDHQVGASLLLVVSAYFACATLGRHSPGRYWWGRVARLLPAFLVAVPVAWVALRFLSPEDWASPDAREVVVNWLMLGNWDTVRYPWLDPAFWTLPLQLMAFTAAAVLSTTRWGFGPRLRVLLWTMVLVPLLLWPLRARPDDPADPPEWYRMIVDGFGFHRLHLFVAGIAVWLWSTRRMGNGHALALLAFCGLAQFVHGLMPGPDGVLRVDLDHIDAVAAALVCVGIALVALVARLPRPGGWIPAPLATAFRRLAGISYGVYLMHQTVGYVVMRRLQDVGVGPLLQSAAMLVVAVLLGWLLTRLVERPAHGVLMRSWDRVAAR from the coding sequence GTGGTCGTGCCGACTCCTCCAGAGCCCGGCCGGCCGGGGTCCCGGCGGCGGGAACCCGGCTGGGACGTGCTGCGCAGCGGGTTCGTCCTGCTGGTGGTGCTCTACCACGCCACGCACCTCGGGCCGGTGCTCCATCCGGAGCTCATCCCCCGCCGGCTCTCCTTCGACCACCAGGTCGGGGCGAGCCTGCTGCTGGTCGTCTCCGCCTACTTCGCGTGCGCCACCCTCGGCAGGCACTCCCCGGGCCGCTACTGGTGGGGCCGGGTGGCGCGGCTGCTGCCGGCCTTCCTCGTCGCCGTCCCGGTGGCCTGGGTGGCGCTGCGCTTCCTCTCCCCCGAGGACTGGGCGTCGCCCGACGCGCGCGAGGTCGTCGTCAACTGGCTGATGCTGGGGAACTGGGACACGGTCCGGTACCCGTGGCTCGACCCGGCCTTCTGGACGCTGCCCCTGCAGCTGATGGCCTTCACCGCGGCGGCGGTGCTCAGCACGACCCGGTGGGGCTTCGGCCCGCGGCTGCGGGTGCTGCTGTGGACGATGGTGCTCGTCCCGCTGCTGCTCTGGCCGCTGCGGGCCCGGCCGGACGACCCGGCCGACCCGCCCGAGTGGTACCGGATGATCGTCGACGGCTTCGGGTTCCACCGGCTGCACCTGTTCGTCGCCGGGATCGCCGTCTGGCTGTGGTCGACCCGGCGGATGGGCAACGGGCACGCGCTCGCACTGCTGGCGTTCTGCGGGCTCGCGCAGTTCGTGCACGGCCTCATGCCCGGCCCGGACGGGGTGCTGCGGGTCGATCTCGACCACATCGACGCGGTCGCCGCGGCACTCGTGTGCGTCGGCATCGCGCTGGTCGCGCTCGTCGCCCGGCTCCCCCGCCCCGGCGGCTGGATACCGGCGCCGCTCGCGACCGCCTTCCGCAGGCTCGCCGGCATCTCCTACGGCGTCTACCTGATGCACCAGACCGTCGGCTACGTGGTGATGCGCCGGCTCCAGGACGTCGGCGTGGGGCCGCTGCTGCAGTCCGCGGCGATGCTGGTCGTCGCGGTACTGCTCGGCTGGCTGCTGACCCGGCTCGTCGAACGCCCCGCGCACGGGGTGCTCATGCGCAGCTGGGACCGGGTGGCCGCCCGCTAG
- a CDS encoding PIG-L family deacetylase, producing MGTLVSFHAHPDDESIGTAGTLAKAAALGHRVVLVFATRGELGEPVPGVLADGEQLPVRRSAECHESARVLGVARVEFLGYVDSGMMGDPTNDAPYCFWQASVEHAARRLALICEEEADVLTTYDDNGGYGHPDHIQVHRVGARAGELAGVPVVAQNTTNRDWLMRGMRGLQKERGGDWQMPELPDDGSFGKPESEITHRVEAVEYAETKRASMRAHASQMGPDHFMLTMPEPVFAMGLGTEFYIVDVQPNPASAPDVWTDVFEPLR from the coding sequence GTGGGGACCCTCGTCAGCTTTCACGCCCATCCCGACGACGAGTCGATCGGCACCGCCGGCACGCTCGCCAAGGCCGCCGCGCTCGGACACCGTGTCGTGCTCGTGTTCGCCACCCGCGGCGAGCTCGGCGAGCCGGTGCCCGGTGTGCTCGCCGACGGCGAGCAGCTCCCGGTGCGCCGCTCCGCGGAGTGCCACGAGTCCGCCCGCGTGCTCGGCGTCGCGCGCGTCGAGTTCCTCGGCTACGTCGACTCCGGGATGATGGGCGACCCGACGAACGACGCGCCGTACTGCTTCTGGCAGGCGTCGGTGGAGCACGCCGCCCGGCGCCTCGCGCTGATCTGCGAGGAGGAGGCGGACGTCCTCACCACCTACGACGACAACGGCGGCTACGGCCACCCCGACCACATCCAGGTGCACCGGGTCGGCGCCCGCGCCGGCGAGCTCGCCGGTGTCCCGGTGGTCGCGCAGAACACCACCAACCGGGACTGGCTGATGCGCGGGATGCGGGGCCTCCAGAAGGAGCGCGGCGGCGACTGGCAGATGCCCGAGCTCCCCGACGACGGCTCGTTCGGCAAGCCCGAGTCGGAGATCACACACCGGGTGGAGGCCGTCGAGTACGCCGAGACCAAGCGCGCCTCGATGCGGGCGCACGCCAGCCAGATGGGCCCGGACCACTTCATGCTGACCATGCCCGAGCCGGTGTTCGCGATGGGTCTGGGCACCGAGTTCTACATCGTCGACGTGCAGCCCAACCCGGCCTCCGCGCCGGACGTCTGGACCGACGTGTTCGAGCCGCTGCGCTAG